A segment of the Flavobacteriales bacterium genome:
AGAACCCCTCTTCGTTTAACGATGTTCTTGTAGTCCCACTGGATTTCCACACACTTTTTCAACCACCGTTTCAAATCTGTTTTGTTGATTTCACCTGCCGATGTATACCGCATTTCTGCGGCTTTGAACTTTCCTTCTTTTTGAAGTTTCTCCTCGTCAAATGATTGTCCGCTCCAGAACAACAGCCGGATACAGTCTTTTAATTTGTGATAACCTACCACCGGATTCCCCTCGATGAACCATACGGGATGTGCATGCCATATCTTATTTTCAGCCTCCGGCAGATGGAGGTATATCTCGCTGGCGAGGGTATTGCAAAGGCGCTTGTCTTCATCGGAAAGCTGCGCATCGTTATAGGCCTGGATGTCCGGGTTCATGGCTGTTGGTCTTATGGCCCTAAATATAGGGTCAATTTTGTACACATGTCCCGGGAAAGAAATGATCCGGCAACCTCCCCATAGCCATAATGATCGGTACTGCCTCCTGCCAACTGCCTCCTAACTAGAAACTACCCTCCTTCGCCAAGGCTTCGGCCTTGCTCCGCCATAGCGGCTACGCGAAGGCTTCGGCGGGCAATGAAAACTAAAAACTTCCT
Coding sequences within it:
- a CDS encoding DUF1801 domain-containing protein — its product is MNPDIQAYNDAQLSDEDKRLCNTLASEIYLHLPEAENKIWHAHPVWFIEGNPVVGYHKLKDCIRLLFWSGQSFDEEKLQKEGKFKAAEMRYTSAGEINKTDLKRWLKKCVEIQWDYKNIVKRRGVLERLK